A stretch of Arthrobacter sp. NEB 688 DNA encodes these proteins:
- the lipA gene encoding lipoyl synthase, giving the protein MTVAPEGRRLLRVEARNAETPIERKPEWIRTTARMGPEYTQIHSMVKSQGLHTVCQEAGCPNIFECWEDREATFLIGGDTCTRRCDFCDIATGRPQPLDLDEPRRVAESVATMGLRYATVTGVARDDLADGAAGLYADTIRQIHALNPNTGVEILPPDFGAEPALVGQVFDARPEVFAHNLETVPRIFRRIRPAFTYEKSLKVLSMAREAGLVTKSNLILGMGEEDHEVEEAIRDLHDAGCDILTITQYLRPSPLHHPIDRWVKPEEFVHWSEVADEVGFKGVMAGPLVRSSYRAGRLWATAMRRWGRPIPEHLAHLAQAANDPARQEAASLVAKAARPVS; this is encoded by the coding sequence GTGACTGTCGCACCCGAGGGACGCCGCCTGCTGCGGGTCGAGGCGCGCAACGCCGAGACCCCGATCGAGCGCAAGCCCGAGTGGATCCGCACGACGGCCCGGATGGGGCCCGAGTACACCCAGATCCACTCGATGGTGAAGAGCCAGGGCCTGCACACCGTCTGCCAGGAGGCGGGGTGCCCCAACATCTTCGAGTGCTGGGAGGACCGCGAGGCGACCTTCCTCATCGGCGGTGACACCTGCACCCGGCGCTGCGACTTCTGCGACATCGCCACCGGCCGCCCCCAGCCGCTCGACCTCGACGAGCCGCGCCGCGTGGCCGAGTCCGTCGCGACGATGGGCCTGCGCTACGCGACGGTCACCGGGGTCGCCCGCGACGACCTCGCCGACGGCGCCGCCGGCCTCTACGCCGACACCATCCGCCAGATCCACGCGCTCAACCCGAACACCGGCGTCGAGATCCTCCCGCCCGACTTCGGCGCCGAGCCCGCGCTCGTCGGCCAGGTCTTCGACGCCCGGCCCGAGGTCTTCGCGCACAACCTCGAGACCGTGCCGCGCATCTTCCGCCGCATCCGCCCGGCGTTCACCTACGAGAAGTCCCTCAAGGTCCTCTCGATGGCCCGCGAGGCCGGCCTGGTCACGAAGTCCAACCTCATCCTCGGGATGGGCGAGGAGGACCACGAGGTCGAGGAGGCCATCCGCGACCTCCACGACGCCGGCTGCGACATCCTCACCATCACGCAGTACCTGCGCCCCTCGCCGCTGCACCACCCGATCGACCGGTGGGTCAAGCCCGAGGAGTTCGTCCACTGGTCCGAGGTCGCCGACGAGGTCGGCTTCAAGGGCGTCATGGCCGGGCCGCTCGTGCGCTCGTCCTACCGCGCCGGCCGGCTGTGGGCCACGGCGATGCGCCGCTGGGGTCGCCCGATCCCCGAGCACCTCGCCCACCTCGCGCAGGCCGCGAACGACCCGGCCCGCCAGGAGGCCGCGTCGTTGGTCGCCAAGGCGGCCCGCCCCGTATCCTGA
- the lipB gene encoding lipoyl(octanoyl) transferase LipB encodes MRFVHLGFAPDLVDYEAGWATQREVHAQVVEGSLGDTTLLLEHAAVYTAGKRTEPHERPLDGTPVIDVDRGGKITWHGPGQLVGYPIVRLPEVPIDVVAHVRRLEEVMIRTCAEFGVEVVRVEGRSGVWVLADERGPDRKLGAIGVRVSRRVTMHGFALNCDADLGWADAIIPCGIADAGVSSLTREAGRTVTVQDVLPYAEKHLADVLGRA; translated from the coding sequence ATGCGCTTCGTGCACCTCGGCTTCGCCCCTGACCTCGTCGACTACGAGGCCGGGTGGGCCACGCAGCGCGAGGTGCACGCGCAGGTCGTCGAGGGCTCGCTCGGCGACACGACGCTGCTGCTCGAGCACGCCGCCGTCTACACGGCCGGCAAGCGCACGGAGCCGCACGAGCGCCCGCTCGACGGCACCCCGGTCATCGACGTCGACCGCGGCGGCAAGATCACGTGGCACGGGCCCGGGCAGCTCGTCGGCTACCCGATCGTGCGGCTGCCCGAGGTGCCGATCGACGTCGTCGCGCACGTCCGTCGCCTCGAGGAGGTCATGATCCGCACCTGCGCCGAGTTCGGCGTCGAGGTCGTCCGGGTCGAGGGCCGCAGCGGGGTGTGGGTGCTCGCCGACGAGCGCGGGCCGGACCGCAAGCTCGGGGCCATCGGGGTCCGGGTCAGCCGCCGCGTGACGATGCACGGCTTCGCGCTCAACTGCGACGCCGACCTCGGCTGGGCCGACGCCATCATCCCGTGCGGCATCGCCGACGCCGGCGTCTCGTCGCTCACGCGCGAGGCCGGGCGCACCGTCACCGTCCAGGACGTCCTGCCCTACGCCGAGAAGCACCTCGCCGACGTCCTCGGCCGCGCCTGA